From one Streptomyces sp. CA-210063 genomic stretch:
- a CDS encoding DUF4429 domain-containing protein, whose product MAEILQRDGTWTFDGDTLRLTPGRDKSVSLLRKTLGELSVPLGALAGISFEQGRKSGRLRLRLRDGSDPLLQATGGRLTDSNDPYQLSVESDRYGVAEYFVDEIRNALLLDQVPADAVDTYLLAGPAVPLSVSAGDGTASFDGEHIRLEWNWKTEDAKAAAGTRTLSLPDVAAVEWHPSVGLENGYLRFTVRNAPTKAPPKYDPNSVELWGFKKDPLMALVAAAVQARLPHPATPAPKQLTPPPPPAEPDRQTPEQDHDALLRRLRELGDLHKSGVLTDEEFTLAKQAVLKRM is encoded by the coding sequence ATGGCGGAAATCCTCCAGCGGGACGGCACGTGGACCTTCGACGGCGACACACTGCGGCTGACCCCGGGCCGCGACAAGAGCGTGAGCCTGCTCCGCAAGACTCTGGGTGAACTCTCCGTCCCCCTGGGCGCGTTGGCGGGGATCTCCTTCGAGCAGGGCAGGAAGTCGGGGCGGCTTCGGCTGCGGCTGCGCGACGGATCGGACCCGCTCCTCCAGGCGACCGGCGGGCGGCTCACCGACTCCAACGACCCGTACCAACTGAGCGTCGAGTCGGACCGGTACGGCGTCGCCGAGTACTTCGTGGACGAGATCCGCAACGCGCTGCTCCTCGACCAGGTGCCGGCCGACGCGGTCGACACGTACCTCCTCGCCGGCCCCGCCGTCCCGCTCTCCGTCTCGGCCGGGGACGGCACCGCGAGCTTCGACGGCGAGCACATACGCCTGGAGTGGAACTGGAAGACGGAGGACGCGAAGGCCGCCGCCGGCACGCGGACGCTGTCGCTGCCGGACGTCGCGGCCGTGGAGTGGCACCCCTCGGTCGGCCTGGAGAACGGCTACCTCCGCTTCACCGTACGGAACGCGCCGACCAAGGCCCCGCCCAAGTACGACCCCAACTCCGTCGAGTTGTGGGGCTTCAAGAAGGATCCGCTGATGGCCCTGGTCGCGGCGGCGGTCCAGGCCCGGCTCCCGCACCCCGCGACTCCGGCACCGAAGCAGCTGACCCCGCCACCACCCCCGGCGGAGCCGGACCGGCAGACTCCCGAACAGGACCACGACGCCCTGCTGCGCCGCCTCCGCGAACTGGGCGACCTCCACAAGTCCGGCGTACTCACGGACGAGGAGTTCACCTTGGCCAAGCAGGCGGTCCTCAAACGCATGTGA
- a CDS encoding IucA/IucC family protein, whose translation MTLSDAVAHLSPHRWARANRLLIRKALAEFAHERLITPEATADGRFEVRSDDGLTRYGFTAVRRALDHWQVDADSISRQRDGVDLPLAALDFFIELKQSLGLSDEILPVYLEEISSTLSGTCYKLTKPQTPVAELVDAGFQAIETGMTEGHPCFVANNGRLGFGVHEYLAYAPETASPVKLIWLAAHRSRAAFTAGVGIEYETFLRDELGTETVARFNSVLIDQDLDPADYLFIPVHPWQWWNKLTVTFAAEVARQNLVCLGEGDDEYIAQQSIRTFFNRSAPEKHYVKTALSVLNMGFMRGLSAAYMEATPAINDWLAGLIDSDPVLKSTGLSIIRERAAVGYRHLEYEAATDKYSAYRKMLAALWRESPVSALREGESLATMASLVHVDHEGNGFAAALIERSGLTPTEWLRRYLRAYFTPLLHSFYAYDLVFMPHGENVILVLKDGAVERAIYKDIAEEIAVMDPQAVLPPTVERLRVEVPEDKKLLSIFTDVFDCYFRFLAANLAEEGVLEEEEFWRTVAETVRDYQHSMPELADKFAQYDMFAPEFALSCLNRLQLRDNKQMVDLADPAGALQLVGNLKNPIAGL comes from the coding sequence ATGACCCTGTCCGATGCCGTAGCGCATCTGTCCCCCCACCGCTGGGCACGGGCCAACCGCCTGCTCATCCGCAAAGCCCTCGCCGAGTTCGCCCACGAGCGGCTCATCACGCCGGAGGCCACCGCCGACGGCCGCTTCGAGGTGCGCAGCGACGACGGTCTGACCCGCTACGGGTTCACGGCCGTCCGCCGCGCCCTCGACCACTGGCAGGTCGACGCCGACTCGATCTCCCGTCAACGAGACGGCGTCGACCTTCCTCTCGCCGCGCTGGACTTCTTCATCGAGCTGAAGCAGTCCCTGGGCCTGAGCGACGAGATCCTCCCGGTCTATCTGGAGGAGATCTCCTCCACCCTCTCCGGCACCTGCTACAAGCTCACCAAGCCGCAGACGCCGGTCGCCGAGCTGGTGGACGCCGGCTTCCAGGCCATCGAGACCGGCATGACCGAGGGCCACCCCTGCTTCGTCGCCAACAACGGCCGCCTCGGCTTCGGCGTCCACGAGTACCTCGCGTACGCCCCCGAGACCGCGAGCCCCGTGAAGCTGATCTGGCTGGCCGCGCACCGCTCCCGGGCGGCGTTCACGGCGGGCGTCGGCATCGAGTACGAGACGTTCCTGCGCGACGAGCTGGGCACGGAGACGGTCGCCCGCTTCAACTCCGTCCTCATCGACCAGGACTTGGACCCCGCCGACTATCTCTTCATCCCGGTCCACCCCTGGCAGTGGTGGAACAAGCTCACCGTCACCTTCGCCGCCGAGGTCGCCCGGCAGAACCTGGTCTGCCTAGGTGAGGGCGACGACGAGTACATCGCCCAGCAGTCCATCCGGACGTTCTTCAACCGGTCCGCCCCCGAGAAGCACTACGTGAAGACGGCCCTGTCCGTCCTCAACATGGGCTTCATGCGCGGCCTCTCGGCGGCGTACATGGAGGCGACCCCGGCGATCAACGACTGGCTGGCCGGTCTCATCGACAGCGACCCGGTGCTGAAGTCCACGGGCCTGTCGATCATCCGCGAGCGCGCCGCCGTCGGCTACCGGCACCTGGAGTACGAGGCCGCCACCGACAAGTACTCCGCGTACCGCAAGATGCTGGCCGCGCTGTGGCGCGAGAGCCCGGTGTCCGCGTTGCGCGAGGGCGAGTCGCTGGCGACGATGGCCTCCCTGGTCCACGTCGACCACGAGGGCAACGGCTTCGCGGCGGCACTGATCGAACGCTCGGGCCTGACGCCGACGGAGTGGCTGCGCCGCTACTTGCGGGCGTACTTCACTCCCCTCCTCCACAGCTTCTACGCGTACGACCTCGTCTTCATGCCACACGGCGAGAACGTCATCCTCGTCCTCAAGGACGGCGCCGTCGAGCGCGCGATCTACAAGGACATCGCCGAGGAGATCGCGGTCATGGACCCGCAGGCGGTACTCCCGCCGACGGTCGAGCGCCTGCGCGTCGAAGTCCCCGAGGACAAGAAGCTCCTGTCCATCTTCACGGACGTCTTCGACTGCTACTTCCGCTTCCTCGCCGCCAACCTCGCCGAGGAAGGCGTCCTGGAAGAGGAGGAGTTCTGGCGCACGGTCGCCGAGACCGTCCGCGACTACCAGCACTCGATGCCCGAACTCGCCGACAAGTTCGCCCAGTACGACATGTTCGCCCCCGAGTTCGCCCTGTCCTGCCTCAACCGCCTCCAACTGCGCGACAACAAGCAGATGGTCGACCTGGCGGACCCGGCGGGTGCGCTGCAACTCGTAGGCAACCTGAAGAACCCCATCGCGGGCCTGTAG
- a CDS encoding universal stress protein has translation MAGHEFFDSADRKRRPVADHTAADPLAAEEARPSCDPAFKHGVVVGFDGSTSSERALAYAIGMARRSGSGLIIVHVANRLPTTVWAGCEPPVFVDVPDHRTEVLGLELACADYLAEVPWILVERGGDICHELEEVGREYEADAIVVGSTHGIVGRLFGSVAGRLAKRAQRPVIVIP, from the coding sequence ATGGCCGGTCACGAATTCTTCGACTCCGCGGACCGCAAGCGGCGGCCCGTCGCCGATCACACGGCGGCCGACCCCCTGGCGGCGGAAGAGGCACGCCCCTCCTGCGACCCCGCTTTCAAGCATGGCGTCGTCGTCGGCTTCGACGGTTCGACGTCCAGTGAACGCGCCCTCGCGTACGCCATCGGCATGGCCCGCCGCTCCGGCTCGGGCCTGATCATCGTGCATGTCGCCAACCGGCTGCCCACGACCGTGTGGGCCGGCTGCGAGCCGCCCGTCTTCGTCGACGTCCCCGATCACCGGACCGAGGTCCTCGGCCTGGAGCTCGCCTGCGCCGACTATCTCGCCGAGGTGCCGTGGATCCTCGTCGAGCGCGGCGGCGACATCTGCCATGAACTCGAAGAGGTGGGGCGGGAGTACGAGGCCGACGCGATCGTCGTCGGGTCCACGCACGGGATCGTCGGCCGCCTCTTCGGCTCGGTCGCCGGGCGGCTCGCCAAACGGGCGCAGCGGCCGGTCATCGTCATTCCGTGA
- a CDS encoding GNAT family N-acetyltransferase, translating to MSGMNDMNGRNFTFRPLDPLKDSELLHGWVTHPKAAYWMMQDAKLEDVERAYMEIAADPHHHALLGLLDGEPAFLMERYDPAHRELVGLYEPEPGDVGMHFLVPPTDTPVHGFTRSVITAVMAHLFEDPATHRVVVEPDVSNKAVHALNDVVGFVPDREIDKPEKRALLSFCTREQFFNSQSLAARGVAV from the coding sequence ATGAGCGGGATGAACGACATGAACGGCAGGAACTTCACCTTCCGTCCCCTCGACCCGCTGAAGGACTCCGAGCTGCTGCACGGCTGGGTCACGCACCCCAAGGCCGCGTACTGGATGATGCAGGACGCCAAGCTGGAGGACGTCGAGCGGGCGTACATGGAGATCGCGGCCGACCCGCACCACCACGCCCTGCTGGGGCTGCTCGACGGCGAGCCCGCCTTCCTCATGGAGCGGTACGACCCCGCCCACCGTGAACTCGTCGGCCTGTACGAGCCCGAGCCCGGAGACGTCGGCATGCACTTCCTGGTGCCGCCGACGGACACCCCGGTGCACGGTTTCACCAGGTCCGTGATCACCGCCGTGATGGCGCACCTCTTCGAGGACCCGGCCACCCACCGGGTCGTCGTCGAGCCGGACGTGTCCAACAAGGCGGTGCACGCCCTCAACGACGTCGTCGGTTTCGTCCCCGACCGCGAGATCGACAAGCCGGAGAAGCGCGCACTGCTGAGCTTCTGTACGCGAGAGCAGTTCTTTAACAGCCAGAGCCTGGCTGCCCGAGGAGTCGCTGTATGA
- a CDS encoding purple acid phosphatase family protein: MGVPERLAERMSMAEQHEYLRARFSRRSMIRGGAVTLGAVAGGVFVPGATGRAATPAALRTSVPPQAATSAERVDGSLVAPFGRHLAYGNDPRTEITVSWQVPLAVTKPFIRVGAHPQDLSRRIDAEVRTLHTPAGVGASADHTQYYVHAKLTHLKPGRTYYYGVGHAGFDPAEPHLLGTLGTFTTAPAHKTPFTFTAFGDEGVGYHGLANNNLLLGQNPAFHLHAGDIAYADPSGAGKTADTGFDSRVWDQFLAQTESVAKSVPWMPAYGNHDMEAWYSPNGYGGEEARWTLPDNGPDKKNLPGVYFFVHGNTAVISLDANDISFEIPANLGLSGGTQTTWLEAQLKKFRAAEDIDFVVVFFHHCAYCTSTAHASEGGVRQEWVPLFEKYSVDLVINGHNHQYERTDVIKAGAVTKKLPIGGTAYPESEGVVYVTAGAAGRSLYAFSAAESYEGHENEAESVASFVNTKDGKQNETVTWSRVRYLDYSFLRVDVKPAPKGHHATLTVRGIAETGEQVDHFTVARRAK; encoded by the coding sequence ATGGGCGTACCCGAGCGGCTGGCCGAGCGCATGAGCATGGCCGAGCAGCACGAGTACCTGCGCGCCCGGTTCTCCCGGCGCTCGATGATCAGAGGCGGCGCGGTCACGCTCGGCGCCGTCGCGGGCGGCGTCTTCGTCCCGGGCGCCACGGGCCGGGCCGCCACCCCGGCCGCCCTCCGCACCTCCGTTCCTCCCCAGGCCGCCACCAGCGCCGAGCGCGTCGACGGCTCCCTCGTCGCCCCCTTCGGCCGCCACCTCGCCTACGGCAACGACCCGCGCACCGAGATCACCGTCTCGTGGCAGGTCCCCCTCGCCGTCACGAAGCCCTTCATCCGCGTCGGCGCCCATCCCCAGGACCTCTCCCGACGGATCGACGCGGAGGTGCGCACCCTCCACACGCCCGCCGGCGTCGGCGCGAGCGCCGACCACACGCAGTACTACGTGCACGCCAAGCTCACCCACCTCAAGCCCGGCCGCACCTACTACTACGGCGTCGGCCATGCCGGCTTCGACCCGGCCGAGCCGCACCTGCTCGGTACTCTCGGCACCTTCACCACCGCCCCCGCCCACAAAACACCCTTCACTTTCACGGCCTTCGGTGACGAGGGCGTCGGCTACCACGGCCTCGCCAACAACAACCTGCTGCTCGGCCAGAACCCGGCATTCCACCTGCACGCCGGCGACATCGCCTACGCCGACCCGTCCGGCGCCGGCAAGACCGCCGACACAGGCTTCGACTCCCGCGTGTGGGACCAGTTCCTCGCCCAGACCGAGTCCGTCGCCAAGTCCGTGCCGTGGATGCCCGCCTACGGCAACCACGACATGGAGGCCTGGTACTCGCCCAACGGCTACGGCGGCGAGGAGGCCCGCTGGACCCTCCCCGACAACGGCCCCGACAAGAAGAACCTGCCGGGCGTCTACTTCTTCGTCCACGGCAACACGGCTGTCATCTCGCTGGACGCCAACGACATCTCCTTCGAGATCCCGGCCAACCTCGGCCTCTCGGGCGGCACCCAGACCACGTGGCTGGAGGCACAGCTCAAGAAGTTCCGCGCCGCCGAGGACATCGACTTCGTCGTGGTCTTCTTCCACCACTGCGCCTACTGCACCTCCACCGCGCACGCCTCGGAAGGCGGTGTGCGCCAGGAGTGGGTGCCGCTGTTCGAGAAGTACTCGGTGGACCTCGTCATCAACGGCCACAACCACCAGTACGAGCGCACCGACGTCATCAAGGCGGGCGCGGTCACCAAGAAGCTCCCGATCGGAGGCACGGCGTACCCCGAGAGCGAGGGCGTGGTCTACGTGACGGCGGGCGCGGCGGGCCGCAGCCTGTACGCGTTCAGCGCCGCGGAGTCGTACGAGGGCCACGAGAACGAGGCCGAGTCCGTCGCCTCCTTCGTCAACACCAAGGACGGCAAGCAGAACGAGACCGTCACCTGGTCGCGCGTGCGTTACCTCGACTACTCCTTTCTGCGCGTGGACGTGAAGCCCGCGCCGAAGGGGCACCACGCCACGCTGACCGTGCGCGGTATCGCGGAGACCGGTGAGCAGGTGGACCACTTCACGGTGGCGCGCAGGGCGAAGTAG
- the glmS gene encoding glutamine--fructose-6-phosphate transaminase (isomerizing): MCGIVGYIGKRDVAPLLLEGLQRLEYRGYDSAGIVVTSPKTAGLKMVKAKGRVRDLEAKVPARFKGTTGIAHTRWATHGAPSDINAHPHMSADNKVAVVHNGIIDNASDLRRKLEADGVEFLSETDTEVLTHLIARSQAETLEEKVRQALRIVEGTYGIAVMHADFNDRIVVARNGSPVVLGIGEKEMFVASDIAALVAHTRQIVTLDDGEMATLKADDFRTYTTEGTRTTAEPTTVEWEAASYDMGGHDTYMHKEIHEQADAVDRVLRGRIDDRFSTVHLGGLNLDAREARQIRRVKILGCGTSYHAGMIGAQMIEELARIPADAEPASEFRYRNAVVDPDTLYIAVSQSGETYDVLAAVQELKRKGARVLGVVNVVGSAIAREADGGIYVHAGPEVCVVSTKCFTNTTVAFALLALHLGRTRDLSVRDGKRIIAGLRKLPAQIAEMLEQEDEIKKLAQEYAEARSMLFIGRVRGYPVAREASLKLKEVSYIHAEAYPASELKHGPLALIEPALPTVAIVPDDDLLEKNRAALEEIKARSGRILAVAHRDQEKADQTIVVPKNEDELDPILMGIPLQLLAYHTALSLGRDIDKPRNLAKSVTVE; encoded by the coding sequence ATGTGCGGGATTGTCGGTTACATCGGCAAGCGCGATGTGGCGCCGCTGCTCCTCGAGGGCCTGCAGCGCCTGGAGTACCGGGGCTACGACTCGGCGGGCATAGTCGTCACCTCGCCCAAGACGGCCGGCCTGAAGATGGTCAAGGCCAAGGGCCGGGTCCGTGACCTGGAGGCCAAGGTCCCCGCGCGCTTCAAGGGCACCACCGGCATCGCCCACACCCGCTGGGCCACCCACGGCGCCCCCTCCGACATCAACGCCCACCCGCACATGTCGGCCGACAACAAGGTCGCCGTCGTCCACAACGGCATCATCGACAACGCCTCCGACCTGCGCCGCAAGCTGGAGGCCGACGGCGTCGAGTTCCTCTCCGAGACGGACACCGAGGTCCTGACCCACCTCATCGCCCGCTCCCAGGCGGAGACCCTGGAGGAGAAGGTCCGCCAGGCGCTGCGCATCGTCGAGGGCACGTACGGCATCGCCGTCATGCACGCCGACTTCAACGACCGCATCGTCGTCGCCCGCAACGGCTCCCCCGTCGTTCTCGGCATCGGCGAGAAGGAGATGTTCGTCGCCTCGGACATAGCCGCGCTGGTCGCCCACACCCGCCAGATCGTCACGCTCGACGACGGCGAGATGGCCACCCTGAAGGCCGACGACTTCCGCACGTACACGACGGAGGGCACCCGCACCACGGCGGAGCCCACCACCGTGGAGTGGGAGGCGGCCTCGTACGACATGGGCGGCCACGACACCTACATGCACAAGGAGATCCACGAGCAGGCCGACGCCGTGGACCGCGTGCTGCGCGGCCGCATCGACGACCGCTTCTCCACCGTGCACCTCGGCGGCCTCAACCTGGACGCCCGCGAGGCGCGCCAGATCCGCCGGGTGAAGATCCTCGGCTGCGGCACCTCCTACCACGCGGGCATGATCGGCGCCCAGATGATCGAGGAGCTGGCCCGCATCCCCGCGGACGCCGAGCCGGCGTCGGAGTTCCGCTACCGCAACGCGGTCGTCGACCCCGACACCCTGTACATCGCCGTCTCCCAGTCCGGCGAGACGTACGACGTGCTGGCGGCCGTGCAGGAACTGAAGCGCAAGGGCGCGCGGGTCCTTGGCGTGGTGAACGTCGTCGGCTCGGCGATCGCCCGCGAGGCGGACGGCGGCATCTACGTCCACGCGGGCCCCGAGGTCTGCGTCGTCTCCACGAAGTGCTTCACCAACACCACGGTGGCCTTCGCGCTCCTCGCCCTGCACCTGGGCCGCACCCGCGACCTCTCGGTCCGCGACGGCAAGCGGATCATCGCGGGCCTGCGCAAGCTCCCCGCCCAGATCGCCGAGATGCTGGAGCAGGAGGACGAGATCAAGAAGCTGGCCCAGGAGTACGCCGAGGCCCGCTCGATGCTCTTCATCGGCCGCGTCCGGGGCTACCCGGTGGCCCGCGAGGCCTCCCTGAAGCTGAAGGAGGTCTCCTACATCCACGCCGAGGCCTACCCCGCCTCCGAGCTCAAGCACGGCCCGCTGGCCCTCATCGAGCCCGCCCTCCCCACGGTCGCCATCGTCCCCGACGACGACCTCCTGGAGAAGAACCGCGCCGCCCTGGAGGAGATCAAGGCCCGCAGCGGCAGGATCCTCGCCGTGGCCCACCGCGACCAGGAAAAGGCCGACCAGACGATCGTCGTCCCCAAGAACGAGGACGAACTGGACCCCATCCTCATGGGCATCCCCCTCCAACTCCTCGCCTACCACACGGCGTTGTCCCTGGGCCGCGACATCGACAAGCCGAGGAACCTGGCGAAGTCGGTGACGGTGGAGTAG
- the orn gene encoding oligoribonuclease encodes MNDRMVWIDCEMTGLSLSDDALIEVAALVTDSELNVLGEGVDIVVRPPDSALETMPEVVRHMHTASGLLDALPGGTTLADAEEQVLAYVREHVKEPGKAPLCGNSVGTDRGFLLRDMPTLEDYLHYRIVDVSSVKELARRWYPRAYFNSPEKNGNHRALADIRESIAELRYYREAIFVPQPGPDSDTARTIAAKHVLPAR; translated from the coding sequence ATGAACGATCGCATGGTGTGGATCGACTGCGAGATGACCGGCCTCTCGCTGTCCGACGACGCGCTCATCGAGGTGGCCGCCCTCGTCACCGACTCCGAGCTGAACGTGCTCGGGGAAGGCGTCGACATCGTCGTCCGCCCGCCGGACTCGGCACTGGAGACCATGCCGGAGGTGGTGCGCCACATGCACACCGCGTCCGGCCTCCTCGACGCCCTGCCCGGCGGCACGACGCTCGCCGACGCCGAGGAGCAGGTCCTGGCGTACGTACGGGAACACGTGAAGGAGCCGGGCAAGGCCCCCCTGTGCGGCAACTCGGTGGGCACGGACCGAGGCTTCCTGCTCCGGGACATGCCGACGCTGGAGGACTACCTCCACTACCGCATCGTGGACGTCTCCTCCGTCAAGGAACTGGCCCGCCGCTGGTACCCCCGGGCGTACTTCAACAGCCCCGAGAAGAACGGCAACCACCGGGCCCTGGCGGACATCCGCGAGTCCATCGCCGAACTCCGCTACTACCGCGAGGCGATCTTCGTCCCGCAGCCCGGCCCCGACTCGGACACGGCCCGCACGATCGCCGCGAAGCACGTCCTGCCCGCGCGGTAG
- a CDS encoding helix-turn-helix domain-containing protein, with the protein MSHDSTAAPEAAARKLSGRRRKEIVAVLLFSGGPIFESSIPLSVFGIDRQDAGVPRYRLLVCAGEEGPLRTTGGLELTAPNGLEAISRAGTVVVPAWRSITSPPPEEALDALRRAHEEGARIVGLCTGAFVLAAAGLLDGRPATTHWMYAPTLAKRYPSVHVDPRELFVDDGDVLTSAGTAAGIDLCLHIVRTDHGNEAAGALARRLVVPPRRSGGQERYLDRSLPEEIGADPLAEVVAWALEHLHEQFDVETLAARAYMSRRTFDRRFRSLTGSAPLQWLITQRVLQAQRLLETSDYSVDEVAGRCGFRSPVALRGHFRRQLGSSPAAYRAAYRARRPQGEKHSDHHDGPHGVPGPSPVSPEHAPVPLQARRTAAASALAPSASLSTEGAKPELYATGRLPGQRSAP; encoded by the coding sequence ATGAGCCACGACTCCACCGCCGCGCCGGAAGCCGCGGCCCGGAAACTCTCCGGGCGACGCCGCAAGGAGATCGTCGCGGTGCTGCTGTTCAGCGGCGGCCCCATCTTCGAGAGTTCCATACCACTTTCGGTGTTCGGGATCGACCGCCAGGACGCCGGCGTACCGCGCTACCGCCTGCTGGTGTGCGCGGGCGAGGAAGGCCCGCTGCGGACCACAGGGGGCCTGGAACTCACCGCACCGAACGGCCTGGAGGCGATCTCGCGGGCGGGCACGGTGGTCGTGCCCGCATGGCGTTCGATCACCTCACCGCCGCCGGAGGAGGCGCTCGACGCACTGCGCCGAGCGCACGAAGAGGGTGCCCGTATCGTCGGGCTGTGCACCGGCGCCTTCGTGCTGGCCGCCGCCGGCCTGCTGGACGGCAGGCCCGCGACGACACACTGGATGTACGCGCCGACGCTGGCCAAGCGCTATCCGTCCGTCCACGTCGATCCACGCGAGCTCTTCGTGGACGACGGCGACGTACTGACATCGGCCGGCACCGCGGCCGGAATCGATCTATGTCTGCACATCGTGCGGACGGACCACGGGAACGAGGCGGCCGGCGCGCTGGCCCGTCGTCTGGTGGTCCCCCCACGTCGATCGGGCGGCCAGGAGCGCTACCTCGATCGATCTTTACCAGAGGAGATCGGCGCCGACCCGCTCGCCGAGGTCGTCGCCTGGGCGCTGGAGCACCTCCACGAGCAGTTCGACGTGGAGACGCTCGCGGCACGGGCGTACATGAGCCGTCGTACGTTCGACCGCCGGTTCCGCTCGCTCACCGGGAGCGCTCCCCTGCAGTGGCTGATCACCCAGCGCGTACTGCAGGCGCAGCGTCTCCTGGAGACGTCGGACTACTCGGTGGACGAGGTCGCGGGGCGTTGCGGCTTCCGTTCGCCGGTGGCGCTGCGCGGGCACTTCCGGCGGCAGCTGGGCTCGTCGCCTGCGGCGTACCGGGCGGCGTACCGGGCCCGGCGTCCGCAGGGCGAGAAGCACAGCGACCACCACGACGGCCCGCACGGCGTTCCGGGGCCGTCCCCGGTGTCGCCGGAGCACGCCCCGGTGCCGCTCCAGGCCCGGCGTACGGCCGCGGCGAGCGCCCTGGCGCCGTCGGCGTCCCTGTCCACGGAGGGCGCCAAGCCGGAGCTGTACGCGACGGGCCGCCTGCCGGGCCAGCGCAGCGCGCCCTAG
- a CDS encoding beta-N-acetylhexosaminidase, whose translation MRPHHRSTRLLGSLLLVVAGILAVGAAPVSDNADAVADAVTIPLGRVIPAPASVEAGGSPYRMTSGTHIVVDGGPEARRIGEYLAGILRPSTGYRLPVTERRAAGIRLRLAPGEAALGQEGYRLESGRSGVTLTARAPAGLFHGVQTLRQSLPAAVEKDSVQPGPWLVAGGTIEDTPRYSWRGAMLDVSRHFFTVGQVKRYIDQLALYKFNKLHLHLSDDQGWRIAIDSWPRLTTYGGSTQVGGGPGGFYTKADYQEIVRYAAARHLEVVPEIDMPGHTNAALASYAQLNCDGVAPPLYTGTDVGFSSLCVDKEVTYDFVDDVVRELAALTPGRYLHIGGDEAHSTSHEDYVTFMDRVQPVVERYGKTVIGWHQLTGATPARGALAQYWGLDSTSAEEKERVAAAARNGTGIVLSPADRIYLDMKYDKDTPLGLDWAGYVDVRRSYEWDPGDYLEGVPGAAVRGVEAPLWTETIVTSADVEYMAFPRLPGVAELGWSSASAHGWEGYRVRLAGQGPRWEALGIGYYRSPQVPWPAR comes from the coding sequence GTGAGACCGCACCACAGATCGACCCGCCTGCTCGGTTCGCTGCTGCTCGTGGTGGCCGGGATCCTCGCCGTGGGAGCCGCACCCGTGTCCGACAACGCCGACGCCGTCGCCGACGCCGTCACGATCCCGCTCGGGCGGGTGATACCGGCCCCCGCCTCGGTCGAGGCGGGCGGGTCGCCGTACCGGATGACGAGCGGTACGCACATCGTCGTGGACGGCGGGCCCGAGGCCCGCCGGATCGGGGAGTACCTCGCGGGGATCCTGCGGCCGTCGACGGGGTACCGGCTGCCGGTGACCGAGCGTCGGGCGGCCGGAATCCGCCTGCGGTTGGCCCCCGGGGAGGCGGCTCTCGGCCAGGAGGGCTACCGGCTGGAGAGCGGCCGCTCCGGCGTCACCCTCACCGCCCGCGCGCCCGCCGGGCTCTTCCACGGCGTGCAGACCCTGCGGCAGTCGCTGCCCGCCGCCGTCGAGAAGGACTCCGTGCAGCCGGGGCCGTGGCTCGTCGCGGGCGGCACGATCGAGGACACCCCGCGCTACAGCTGGCGCGGCGCGATGCTGGACGTCTCCCGGCACTTCTTCACCGTCGGCCAAGTCAAGCGCTACATCGACCAGTTGGCCCTCTACAAGTTCAACAAGCTGCACCTGCACCTCTCCGACGACCAGGGCTGGCGCATCGCGATCGACTCCTGGCCGCGCCTCACCACGTACGGCGGCTCCACACAGGTCGGCGGCGGCCCCGGCGGTTTCTACACGAAGGCCGACTACCAGGAGATCGTCCGGTACGCCGCCGCCCGCCATCTGGAGGTCGTCCCCGAGATCGACATGCCCGGCCACACCAACGCGGCCCTCGCCTCGTACGCCCAGCTGAACTGCGACGGCGTCGCACCCCCGCTCTACACCGGAACCGACGTCGGCTTCAGCTCCCTCTGCGTCGACAAGGAGGTGACGTACGACTTCGTGGACGACGTCGTACGGGAGCTGGCCGCGCTCACTCCGGGGCGCTACCTCCACATCGGCGGCGACGAGGCGCACTCCACCAGTCACGAGGACTACGTCACGTTCATGGACCGGGTGCAGCCGGTCGTCGAGCGGTACGGGAAGACCGTGATCGGCTGGCATCAGCTGACCGGGGCCACTCCGGCACGGGGGGCGCTCGCGCAGTACTGGGGGCTGGACAGCACGAGCGCCGAGGAGAAGGAGCGGGTCGCGGCGGCCGCGCGGAACGGGACGGGGATTGTCTTGTCGCCGGCCGACCGGATCTACCTCGACATGAAGTACGACAAGGACACGCCGCTGGGGCTGGATTGGGCCGGGTACGTGGATGTGCGGCGGTCGTACGAGTGGGATCCGGGGGACTATCTGGAGGGGGTGCCGGGGGCGGCTGTTCGGGGGGTGGAGGCGCCGCTGTGGACCGAGACGATCGTGACGTCGGCGGATGTGGAGTACATGGCGTTTCCGAGGTTGCCGGGGGTTGCCGAGCTGGGGTGGTCGTCGGCGTCCGCGCACGGTTGGGAGGGGTATCGGGTTCGGCTTGCGGGGCAGGGGCCCCGGTGGGAGGCGCTGGGGATCGGGTATTACCGGTCGCCGCAGGTGCCCTGGCCTGCGCGGTAG